The Sulfuriferula thiophila genome includes the window ATGAATCAAGTTGTGTTGCCAACAAGAAAGGCACCTGGAGAATGTTTGCACGTTTTGCAAAACTTTTACGGATGCGTTTTTTCTCGGTGAAAGAATAGCTCATGGAATCTCCTAGAGGGACCTGCGCAGAAGACAAAAGACAACGGACAGCTAAGTGTTGCACCGCTGTCTTATGTTTTCTGCATTACCTGAGCAAGCTCAGGTAATGACAGAAAGGCGAAATTACTTAATTTCGCAAGTAGCGCCAGCTTCAACCAATTGCTTCTGGATTGATTCAGCTTCAGCTTTAGCAACACCTTCTTTAACTGCTTTAGGTGCGCCATCAACCAGATCTTTAGCTTCTTTCAAGCCTAAACCGGTGATAGTACGTACAACTTTAATGGTGTTGACTTTGTTTTCGCCAGCGCCAGTCAAGATAACGTCAAATTCGGTTTTTTCTTCAACAGCGGCACCAGCAGCAGCAGGTGCAGCAGCAACAGCAACAGCAGCAGCAGCAGAAACGCCAAATTTCTCTTCCATCTCTTTGATCAGTTCAGACAGATCAAGAACGGTCATGTTAGCAATTGCATCTAAAATATCAGCTTTGGACAAAGCCATAGTAATTCTCCTGATTGAAAAGTAAAAATATTACAACACTAAAATGTGTTGCCGGATTTATGCTGCCTGCTTATCGCGAACTGCAGCCAAACCTCGTACAAACTTAGTAGGAACTTCATTAAGCGTACGCACAAACTGTGTAACGGGAGCCTGCATAGTACCCATCAGTTTCGCTAACAACTCATCACGACTAGGCATATTGGCTAAATTCGCGACATCATTTGCAGTCATCACGAAATTAGGCATTGAGCCAGCTTTAATGACCAACTTATCGTTGGTTTTAGCGAAATCAGCCAGTACTTTGGCTGCAGCAACTGGATCTTTGGAAATACCGTACAACAAAGGACCGACTAATTGCTCAGTCAAACCCTCAAAGGCAGTTCCGGAAACAGCGCGACGTACCAATGTGTTTTTCAACACACGCAGATAGACACCGTTAGCACGTGCTTTAGCACGCAAACCAGTCATACCCACCACACCCATGCCGCGATATTCCGCAACAACGATAGTTTGGGCATTAACCAGCTCTTCGCCTAACTCGGCTACAACTGCTTTCTTTTCCTCTAGATTCAGACTCAAGGTCTTACCTCTTTCTATTAACACCGAATGTTGCCAGGGGAGAAACCCCGACAACGATCGAGAGTCGGCGACCTTTCATCAGGAGTACCATTGCAATGCAAAGCCAATCCTGGTTCAGGGCACGCCATCTGCGTTGGGAGCGACTTCTGGAAAACCAGAATCACCAGATTAAATTCGACAATCCAGATGGATTAACGAACCCCAACGGTCTTTGACAACCTGCCAATACCTAAATATCAACAGCCCAAAGTACTTTTACTCATTCAACAACTCCGTATAAAACGAAGTCACTTACTGAGCAATACTATTACCATCAACTCGAATACCAACACCCATAGTGCTGGATACTGATATTTTCTTCATGTATACGCCTTTAGCAGTAGCTGGACGTGCTTTAGTTAAAGCATCCACTAATGCTGCAAGGTTCTCACGCAATGCATCAGCATCAAAAGACGCGCGACCAATTGTGCACTGCACAATACCACCCTTGTCCGTACGGTATTGAACCTGACCTGCACGTGCATTTTTAACTGCAGTAGCAACATCAGGAGTAACTGTACCAACCTTCGGGTTAGGCATTAAGCCACGCGGACCTAACACTTGACCGAGCTGACCAACTACGCGCATTGCATCTGGACTAGCAATAACTACGTCGAAATCCATGCGACCGCCTTTGATTTCGGCTGCCAAGTCATCAAAGCCGACAATATCAGCACCCGCTTCTAAAGCAGCTTTAGCGGCTTCGCCTTGCGCAAATACTGCGACACGAACCGTTTTACCTGTACCGCGTGGCAATACAACAGAACCACGAACCAACTGGTCAGATTTACGTGCATCAATACCCAGGTTTACAGCAACATCGATAGACTCATCAAATTTGGCTGTAGCCGTTTCTTTGACAAGAGCTAATGCATCGGTTACTGCATATAATTTTGTACGATCAACTTTAGTGTTGATCAATTTTTGGCGCTTAGACAAATTAGCCATTTATGCACCCTCCACTTCAATTCCCATACTACGGGCACTACCTGCAATTGTTTTAACCGCTGCATCCATATCAGCAGCTGTCAAATCAGGCATTTTTGCCTTTGCGATTTCTTCAGCCTGGGCACGCGTCAGCTTACCGACTTTGTCGGTATGTGGCTTCGGACTACCCTTTTGAATACCAGCAGCTTTCTTGATCAGAATGGTTGCAGGTGGTGTTTTCATCACGAACGTGAAACTCTTGTCCGCGTATGCTGTAATCACAACCGGAATTGGCAAACCTGGCTCTAAACCTTGGGTTTGCGCGTTAAACGCCTTACAGAATTCCATGATATTCAGACCGCGCTGACCTAAAGCGGGACCGATAGGGGGGCTAGGGTTTGCTTTACCAGCCGGGACTTGCAGCTTAACGTAGCCAACGATCTTCTTTGCCACTAGATACTCTCCTAAAAATGGGTGATAGCGAGTGCGCGACTGAAACTTACGCACCCTCCCCGTGAATTAACAAGCTGCGGGTCATAGACCCACAGCTTGTTACAAAATCAAGTCTTTTCGACCTGACCAAAATCCAATTCCACTGGTGTTGCACGACCAAATATAAGCACAGATACACGCAACTTGCTTTTATCGTAATTAACTTCTTCAACAACTCCATTAAAGTCATTGAATGGGCCGTCAATTACACGAACTGACTCACCAACCTCAAACAGTATTTTCGGACGCGGCTTCTCAACACCTTCTTGTATCTGGTGCAGAATCGCATCAACTTCTTTAGCCGTAATCGGTGTTGGCTTCATAGCCGTACCACCAACAAAGCCAGTAACTTTAGGACAATCCTTGATCAAATGCCAAGTCTCATCATTCATTTCCATTTCAACCAGTACATAGCCTGGAAAGAATTTGCGCTCAGATATAGACTTCTGACCACCCTTCATTTCGATTACTTCTTCTACCGGAACCAGAATCTGACCAAACATATCCTGCATACCAGCACGCTCGATGCGTTCCAGCAAGGTACGCTGAACCGTTTTCTCGAAGCCAGAATAGGCGTGCACTACATACCAGCGTTTACTCATGTATCACTCCGCCCCATAAGCAATTTAACTGCCCATAATAAACCAGCATCCACAAACCAAAGAAATAGCGCCATTACCACTACAAACACAAACACGATACCCGTAGTTTGCATTGTTTCTTTGCGTGAAGGCCACACTACTTTACGAGCTTCAGCCACAGAATCTTGCGAGAACGCAAAGAAACTTTGACCTACCTGGGTGTACCAGAGTATAGCTATCGCTGCAATAACGCCACCCAGCACGAATGCCAAACGGACTACGGCTGCACTCTCTGAGAAATAATAAAAGCCGGCTATGCCCGCGATTACCATCAGCGCAGCAGCCAGCAATTTGATTTTGTCGGTCATCTGAACCTTGTGAGACTTACCTTTGACAGCAAGACGGTCACACTCCCGTTAATTTGGCAGGCCAGGAGGGCC containing:
- the rplA gene encoding 50S ribosomal protein L1; protein product: MANLSKRQKLINTKVDRTKLYAVTDALALVKETATAKFDESIDVAVNLGIDARKSDQLVRGSVVLPRGTGKTVRVAVFAQGEAAKAALEAGADIVGFDDLAAEIKGGRMDFDVVIASPDAMRVVGQLGQVLGPRGLMPNPKVGTVTPDVATAVKNARAGQVQYRTDKGGIVQCTIGRASFDADALRENLAALVDALTKARPATAKGVYMKKISVSSTMGVGIRVDGNSIAQ
- the rplK gene encoding 50S ribosomal protein L11, whose product is MAKKIVGYVKLQVPAGKANPSPPIGPALGQRGLNIMEFCKAFNAQTQGLEPGLPIPVVITAYADKSFTFVMKTPPATILIKKAAGIQKGSPKPHTDKVGKLTRAQAEEIAKAKMPDLTAADMDAAVKTIAGSARSMGIEVEGA
- the rplL gene encoding 50S ribosomal protein L7/L12, whose amino-acid sequence is MALSKADILDAIANMTVLDLSELIKEMEEKFGVSAAAAVAVAAAPAAAGAAVEEKTEFDVILTGAGENKVNTIKVVRTITGLGLKEAKDLVDGAPKAVKEGVAKAEAESIQKQLVEAGATCEIK
- the secE gene encoding preprotein translocase subunit SecE: MTDKIKLLAAALMVIAGIAGFYYFSESAAVVRLAFVLGGVIAAIAILWYTQVGQSFFAFSQDSVAEARKVVWPSRKETMQTTGIVFVFVVVMALFLWFVDAGLLWAVKLLMGRSDT
- the rplJ gene encoding 50S ribosomal protein L10, which produces MSLNLEEKKAVVAELGEELVNAQTIVVAEYRGMGVVGMTGLRAKARANGVYLRVLKNTLVRRAVSGTAFEGLTEQLVGPLLYGISKDPVAAAKVLADFAKTNDKLVIKAGSMPNFVMTANDVANLANMPSRDELLAKLMGTMQAPVTQFVRTLNEVPTKFVRGLAAVRDKQAA
- the nusG gene encoding transcription termination/antitermination protein NusG, with product MSKRWYVVHAYSGFEKTVQRTLLERIERAGMQDMFGQILVPVEEVIEMKGGQKSISERKFFPGYVLVEMEMNDETWHLIKDCPKVTGFVGGTAMKPTPITAKEVDAILHQIQEGVEKPRPKILFEVGESVRVIDGPFNDFNGVVEEVNYDKSKLRVSVLIFGRATPVELDFGQVEKT